The Sphingosinicellaceae bacterium genome includes the window CCTGGCCACCGCTGCTGCCGATCGCGGAGCCGTGGAGCAGGTCGAGCACGGGGATGCCGTCGCGGATCAGGATGTCGTCGCGGATATGCCAGGTGTGGTAGATCGCGAATTGCAGCCGGCCGCCGCCGCCGCCAAATCCGCCGCCGCCGAAGCCGCGCCCGCCGCCACCCGGCCCGCCACCACCGCCGGGCCGCCCGTCGCCGCGCTCGCCACCGGGCGGCCGCGGCAAGCCAGCACCGGCAGCGCGCAGGGCGGCGAAACGGTCCTGCGCCGCCGACTTCAGCGGCTTGGAGAAGTTGATCCCCCAACGCAGTTCCTTGCGGTCCTCGCGGGCGATATTGACCGGGCGCGCATCGATCTGGGTAAGATCGCCATTGGCGTCGCGGACGAAGCGGTCGGCGAACGCAGCCTCGATCTCCGGGGTGACGCTGCCGCTCGGGAACGCCAGGATAGCGTTGCGGGTCGCGCTGCGGACGTAGTTGGCGGTCAGCGACAAGTCGATCTTGGGCCATGGCTTGAGGGTCAGCCCGACCTTCACGACGTGGCGGTTGTCGGCGGTCAGCGCGCGGTTGCCGCCGTCGATCCGGGTGACATCGACAGTGCTGCCGGTGCGATAGTCGAACACCGGAGTCTGCGGGGTGAACAGCATCGGGTTGCCGATCTGCTGGGGCGTCGGCGCGCCGTCCTCGTCGGTCGCCGAGACGACCAGGCTGATCGCCGTAACCGGCATCCAGTGCAGGCCGTATCCGATCGTCGTCAGTGTGCCGAAGTCCGACAGATGATCGAGCGCCAGGTTGGCATTGATCGACAGGTCACCGATCGCCCCGAGCACGCCCTTGCGACGGCTGGTCAGCGGTATGTCGAGATTGACCTGCCCGTTGCCGGTGGTGCGGTTGACGCGGCCGGATTGGGCCAGCCCCGCGCGGACGGAGTCGCTGTCGAAGCCGCTCGCCGCGAACCCCGCGCGGACGCTGGTCGACACCGGGCCCGCCGGCAGGTCAAACAGCGGTCCGCTGAGCAGCAGGTCGGCGTTCCCCGAGGTTGCGACCGAGTGCGCACGGTCGCTCAGCCGCATGCCGAGGCGGGCGGGGTCGATCGGGCCGAAAGGGTTGAGCGTCGGGTCGCCACCCGTCAGGGCGGTCTGGAGCGCACCAATGTCGAAGCCGCGGTCGGTCAATGTGCGGCTCTCGTTGCGGTCGAAGGCGCTGGTCAGCGACCACCGCCAACGCGCCAAATCCCCATCGAAGGTGAAGCCGAGGTGGGCGGCGGTCGCGCGTGTGCGCTGCCGCAGCGGCTCGCCGGGATCGAGGTAGCGGTCGACCGCGACGTCATTGCCGAACGGCGAGAACGGGTTGCCCTGCGGCAGGTCGAGAGCGGCGCTGGCCAGGCCGAGCCGGGCGTCGCTGTCGTTGTACTGGAACCGCCCGTTGACCGTCGCGCCGACCTTGCCGAAGTTGCGGTTGAGGACCGCGTTGATCGACGCCTGCTGGGTCTCCGGCAGCAGCGTCCGGTAGGGCGACAGGTCGGTGGTGTTGGGCTGGTTGGCGGTCGCGGCGAAGGCCCCCAGCGCCGGGGCTCCGGTGGTGGCGGACACCGGCACCCCGGCTACGGCGACCGGCTGTCCCGCCAGCGCGCTCAGGGCCGGGTCGATCTCCGCGTTTCCAGCCGCCGCGGCGACGTTGCCCGTCAGGTCGTAGGGGCGGCGCGGCTGGGTCTCGGTGATGTCGCGCTGGCTGTCGAGCAGCGGATCGCTGTGCTGGTAATTGAGCGCGAGGTTGAACCGCCCGTTCTTGTTGATCCTGAGCAGCGTCGCGTCGGCGGTCGGGTTGTCGCCACCACCACCGGTCGAGGTCCGCCCCGCGAGCTCGCCGGTGACGGCGCGAAAGCGTGGGCGCAGGACGATGTTCACGACGCGGCTGTCGGCCCGGTAACCGTATTTCAGCGCGACCTCCTCGGGCAGGATGTCGACGCGCGAAATCGCCTCGACCGGGATGTCGCGAATTTCGGACAGCCCGGAGATGCGGTGCCCGTTCAGCAGCACTACCGGTGCGTCGCCACCGCGCCCGCGCCCGCTGGTCGTCTGCGGGGCCAGCTCGTCGAGCAATTCAGCGAGCGAACTGACGCCGTAGGACCGGATCTCGGCAGGACCCAGCTGCTGGTCGGGCGGAATGTCGCCGATCACCGCACCGCGCTGGCGCTGCCCGGTGACGACGATGTCCGGGTCCGCGTCGACGGGTTCGCGGTCGGGCGCGCTGCTGCGTTCGGCCGGCGGTTCGGCGCGGGGCGGCACCGCCTGTGCTGCGAGCGCTGCAGGCAGCACGCCGAGGGCCAGGCACGAGGTCAGGCCCGCACGGCGGACGCCGTCGAGCAGCGAGGCCTGGCGTTGCGCCGTTCGCAGCAATGCCCTCGTCACGCGGGCTTGCGGTCGCCGGCCGACTTCATACTGGGCCGCCTCGGCAGCTCGGTGCGCGCGATGAAACCGTCGGCATCGAGATCGAGCATATCGAACCGGCGATCGGCAGCCGCGACGAACTCCGCCTGGGTGATGGTGCGATTGAAGTCGCCGTCGGTGGACGCGACCGGCTCGGGAATGTTGAGCAGCCCGAAGCGGCCGGCACCCTGCAGGCCTTCGCTACCACCGCCAGAGCCGCTCGGCGGAGCGCCGTCGCCGCCGCCACCGCCGCCGCTATGACCGCCACCGCCGCCCATGCCGCCGCCCATGCCGCCCCCGCCCCTGCCGCCGCCCATGCCGCCGTGATGTCCGCCGCCGCCAGCGCCACTGCCACTGCCACTGCCACTGCCACTGCCGCGCGCTGGCCTGCCGCCACCGCCGCCGACGCTGATCTCGGGCGCGACGACGGTCTCATAGTGGTGGACTTCATCGGGCGACAGCTCGCCGTTACCATCGGTGTCGAGGGTCTTGAAGAAGCGCACCGCATCATGGCGAAACTCGGCGCGCGACAGTCGCGCATCATGGTCGCCGTCTGCGCCGTCGAACCACATCGTCATCGAGGCATCACGGCCGCCGGCGCGGAACGGCTCACCCATCGGGCTGATGAACAGCTGACCGCGCGCCGGGCCGTCACCGGCGAACCGCGGATGACCCATGCCGCCGCCGTGCGGTGGCGGCTGCGGTGTCGCGCAGGCGGACAGCAGGCAGATCACCGACCAGCCAAGTATCCGCTTGTCATGATGTTTCATCGATCGTCGGCCCCAGTTCGGGCCGAGGCTGCAGCCGCCGGCCGGTTCACGCGAGCCTTACGGTTGGTCCGGTGGATAGTCCCCGCGCCGGACGCCGCAGGAACTGCCGTCCCGATCGGCGTGATCCGGCAGGGGGATCGATAGCTCACCCTTCGTAGAGGGCCGCAGTGCGTGTTGCGGGTGGGATAACGGTTTTGCGAAAACAGACAGATGCTCGTCGCGCGAAGCTGTGCCTGCTTGTCCTCGGCGCGGTGGCGCGACCAGCCTGGGCGGGAGACCTCACGGTCAGCAACAGCCAGACGACCGCCACCACGACGTCGTCGGCCGACGGTGCCGGCCCCGGCAATATTACCGTCGCGAGCGGCGGCTCGATCATCACGAGCTCGGGAACTGCGGTAACGATCGACTCGCCGAACACGGTGACCAACGGCGGCACCATCGGGTCGAGTGCGGTCTCCGGCACGGTTGCCCTGCGGTTCAGCGGCGCCGGCGGCAGTCTGGTCAACAACGCCACCATCGACATCACCGGCACGGGCGGCAGCGGCAACACCGGCATCCTGGTCTCTGGAGCCAACGCCAGCGGCACGATCTCATCGGGACTAACGGGCGTGGTCACGGTCACCGGGGACAACGCGCTCGGGGTTTCCGTCGCATCGGCCTTTACCGGCAACATCGGGCTACGCTCGGTAACCGTCGCTGGCGCGAACTCGACGGCGATCTCGCTCACCGCCCCGCTGGCCGGCAACCTGATGTTGGCCGGCACGAACGCGTCGACAGGCGCCGGCGGCTACGGCGTGCTGGTCGCAGCACCGGTGAGCGGCACGATCGCCAACGGGTCCGCGATTTCCGCTGGTACCGCGCGGACAACCGACAGCTCCGGTGCCCTCGTCGACGGCGCCGTTGCCCTCGCCGGACTCCGGGTCAGCGCCGGTGTCGGCACCGGCATCGTCAACGACCGCTATTACATCGATACCACCGGTGCGGTCGTCGCCCCGGCGCTGGTCGATACCACGGTCGATACTCTGGTCACCGGCAGCATCACCGCAACCGGATCGGCGCCCGCATTGTGGGTCGCACCGGACGCAAACGCGCCGCAAGCGCTCGTCGTCGGAGCCGTGGGGCAAGGCGATGGCGCCTTTGCGATCGTCAACCGCGGCGTGATCTCGACGTCAATCGCCACCGCCGGTGCGGCAGCGGTCGCGATCAGGGTCGGCGGTGGCGGTGCGACGACGACATTGGTCGGCGGCATCAATTCGCAAGCGACCGCGACGATCTCGGCGGTGGCGCTCGATGCCGCGGCGACGGGCGTCGACCTGCTCGCGGGAGCGACGGTCCCGGAGTTCCTGAACCAGGGCGGGCTGGCCGTCGCGACGTCTCAGTCCGCAGCGTCCGGTTCGACGCCCATCGGCGCGGGCGGCGCGGCCTATGGGCTCATCGTCGAGCCCGGCGCATCGCTGCCCTCACTGGTCAACACCGGGACGATCACCGCCACGGCCACGGGTGCCAACGGCAGCACCGCGATCCTCGACCGCTCGGGCTCGCTGACGTCGATCGTCAACAACGGCACGATTACCGCAGTTGCCGTTGCCGGACAGGCGATCCGGGCGATCGACCTCAGTGCCGGAACGGCGGGCGCAACGGTCACCAACAGCGGCACCATCACCGGTGACATACTGTTCGGCAGCGGCGCCTCGACGCTCCAGGTCACCGCCGGCACGATCAACGGCACCATCACCTATGGCAGCGGCGGCGGACTGCTGGCGATCAGCGGTACTGGCGTGCTGGACACCACCCCGATCAGCGGGACGCCGCTCGACGTGACGCTCGCCGACACCGGCAAGCTCAGCCTCGCCAGCGGCACGACGACGCTGCGCTCGGTCGCGGCGAGCGGCAACTCGGTGCTGGTCGTGCCGGTCCAGCCCGGCGGCAGCGGCCTGCTGGTCCAGGGCGCAGCCTCGTTCACCGGCAACAGCACGGTTGTCCTTTCGCTCCAGTCGCTGGCGTTGAACCAGTCGCTTGCGGTCATTCAGGCCGACGGCGGAGTGACCACCGATCACCTGGCGACGCTGGTCGACAGCGCGTTGTCATCCTACCTGTTCACTGCATCCGCTCCGATCCTGACGCCGACGACGCTGAGCGTCGTGCTGCTGCGCAAGTCGGCGGCCGACATCGGCCTGACCGGGGGCCAGGCGAACCTCTACAACGCTTCGATCGATGCCCTGCCCGCCGGCTCCGCCGAGGCGTCGGCAATCGCCAATCTGCCGGACCGTGCCTCGGTCGTTGCCGCCTACCGCCAGATCACCCCGCCGAGCGCCAGCAGCGCGCCGCTGCGGATCGCGGAGTCGCTCGCCGACACCGGATTTGGGGCCGCCGCCCAGCGGCTCGAGGTGATCGACGCAATCCGCCGGCAGGGCGGCCACGGCATCGGCGTCTGGGGCCAGGAGCTCGGCGACTTCCAGAAGGAGGCCGCAGGTACCGAGGACCTCGGCTTTACCTCCTCCGCGCTCGGCATCGCCGGTGGCATCGACACGCCGTTCCTCCGCCACGGCACCGTCGGCATATCGGTGCTGACGAACTTCGCGTCGATGAAGCTGAACGGCGGCGACGGCCTCGCGGACGTGCCGTTGCACATCTCGACGGAGGGCATCGCGCCGTACGCCTCGTGGTCGTGGAAGATGTTCTACGTCCAGGCGATGGGGCTTGCGGCCAAGGTCAAGTACAGTAGCTCTCGGACCCTCAGCATCGGCAGTTTCAGCGACACCGTCGACGCCGACTGGCACGGCACGCAGTTCGGTGCAGGCCTGACGCTCGGCGCGCGCTTCGACTTCGGTCGGCTCGAGATCAACCCCAGCAACTCGGTCCATTGGACCAGGCTCAAGCAGGACGGCTACACCGAGACCGGCGGCGGCGCGTTCGCGCTTGCCGTCGATGGGCGGTCGGATACCGTCGCGACCGACGCCGTTCGGATGTCGCTCGCCTACCTGTTGCCGCTCACCGACGACGCCAAGCTGAGCATCGAGGCGCACGCCGGCTACGTCCA containing:
- a CDS encoding TonB-dependent receptor; amino-acid sequence: MTSCLALGVLPAALAAQAVPPRAEPPAERSSAPDREPVDADPDIVVTGQRQRGAVIGDIPPDQQLGPAEIRSYGVSSLAELLDELAPQTTSGRGRGGDAPVVLLNGHRISGLSEIRDIPVEAISRVDILPEEVALKYGYRADSRVVNIVLRPRFRAVTGELAGRTSTGGGGDNPTADATLLRINKNGRFNLALNYQHSDPLLDSQRDITETQPRRPYDLTGNVAAAAGNAEIDPALSALAGQPVAVAGVPVSATTGAPALGAFAATANQPNTTDLSPYRTLLPETQQASINAVLNRNFGKVGATVNGRFQYNDSDARLGLASAALDLPQGNPFSPFGNDVAVDRYLDPGEPLRQRTRATAAHLGFTFDGDLARWRWSLTSAFDRNESRTLTDRGFDIGALQTALTGGDPTLNPFGPIDPARLGMRLSDRAHSVATSGNADLLLSGPLFDLPAGPVSTSVRAGFAASGFDSDSVRAGLAQSGRVNRTTGNGQVNLDIPLTSRRKGVLGAIGDLSINANLALDHLSDFGTLTTIGYGLHWMPVTAISLVVSATDEDGAPTPQQIGNPMLFTPQTPVFDYRTGSTVDVTRIDGGNRALTADNRHVVKVGLTLKPWPKIDLSLTANYVRSATRNAILAFPSGSVTPEIEAAFADRFVRDANGDLTQIDARPVNIAREDRKELRWGINFSKPLKSAAQDRFAALRAAGAGLPRPPGGERGDGRPGGGGGPGGGGRGFGGGGFGGGGGRLQFAIYHTWHIRDDILIRDGIPVLDLLHGSAIGSSGGQARHEIEAQAGFTRNGIGARLSANWHSGTTVDGIADRPTSNLVFSDLATLNLRLFTDLGQVPGLARKHPWLRGARVTFAVENLFDARTKVVDGTGAVPIRYEPDRLDPLGRTVRLTVRKLFF
- a CDS encoding EF-hand domain-containing protein — translated: MKHHDKRILGWSVICLLSACATPQPPPHGGGMGHPRFAGDGPARGQLFISPMGEPFRAGGRDASMTMWFDGADGDHDARLSRAEFRHDAVRFFKTLDTDGNGELSPDEVHHYETVVAPEISVGGGGGRPARGSGSGSGSGSGAGGGGHHGGMGGGRGGGGMGGGMGGGGGHSGGGGGGDGAPPSGSGGGSEGLQGAGRFGLLNIPEPVASTDGDFNRTITQAEFVAAADRRFDMLDLDADGFIARTELPRRPSMKSAGDRKPA
- a CDS encoding autotransporter domain-containing protein, which produces MRKQTDARRAKLCLLVLGAVARPAWAGDLTVSNSQTTATTTSSADGAGPGNITVASGGSIITSSGTAVTIDSPNTVTNGGTIGSSAVSGTVALRFSGAGGSLVNNATIDITGTGGSGNTGILVSGANASGTISSGLTGVVTVTGDNALGVSVASAFTGNIGLRSVTVAGANSTAISLTAPLAGNLMLAGTNASTGAGGYGVLVAAPVSGTIANGSAISAGTARTTDSSGALVDGAVALAGLRVSAGVGTGIVNDRYYIDTTGAVVAPALVDTTVDTLVTGSITATGSAPALWVAPDANAPQALVVGAVGQGDGAFAIVNRGVISTSIATAGAAAVAIRVGGGGATTTLVGGINSQATATISAVALDAAATGVDLLAGATVPEFLNQGGLAVATSQSAASGSTPIGAGGAAYGLIVEPGASLPSLVNTGTITATATGANGSTAILDRSGSLTSIVNNGTITAVAVAGQAIRAIDLSAGTAGATVTNSGTITGDILFGSGASTLQVTAGTINGTITYGSGGGLLAISGTGVLDTTPISGTPLDVTLADTGKLSLASGTTTLRSVAASGNSVLVVPVQPGGSGLLVQGAASFTGNSTVVLSLQSLALNQSLAVIQADGGVTTDHLATLVDSALSSYLFTASAPILTPTTLSVVLLRKSAADIGLTGGQANLYNASIDALPAGSAEASAIANLPDRASVVAAYRQITPPSASSAPLRIAESLADTGFGAAAQRLEVIDAIRRQGGHGIGVWGQELGDFQKEAAGTEDLGFTSSALGIAGGIDTPFLRHGTVGISVLTNFASMKLNGGDGLADVPLHISTEGIAPYASWSWKMFYVQAMGLAAKVKYSSSRTLSIGSFSDTVDADWHGTQFGAGLTLGARFDFGRLEINPSNSVHWTRLKQDGYTETGGGAFALAVDGRSDTVATDAVRMSLAYLLPLTDDAKLSIEAHAGYVHQFKDNPKQTAAEFISASDAIDLPADVEKEDKAAYGGSFGYLQDSLAVRLGYDRRASSAYRDQSVALTAGFAF